The DNA segment ACGCCTGAGGTTCCACGTGGACCAAAATCAGTCCCGGTTCCGTTTTAAGCCTGGTTTCTACGATGATGTCCGCCTCGTGCCTTTCCCCGGCGGTAACGTCGGTAAAAACCTCCTGCCGGAGGAATTTTAGATGCGTAAAGTCAATGGCGCCGTAAGCGTCAGGGAAGAAAAGCTCCATAAATTCGGCAAAAAATGTCTCCAGCAATTCTTTAAACAGACGGTCGTGGTCAATTTGGCTTGGATTCACCGATCATTGCTCCTGTTTAGTTTATTAATTCCAGTTTATACTGGAAACGGAAGGCTGGCAACCCTTTTTTAGTCACGGTCATTCACCCCTTTTTGTCCCCTGCCACAAAATTCAAGCAGGAATTTCCATTTAAATACTTCCAGGCTGGGGCTTCCATAGGCTATGGAAAACAATATGTTGGCGTCCAGAAACAACCGGTTCATTAAATATTACCGGATCTTTCATGAGGTATATTTTCCGGATCCAAACCAAGCTTTTTTACCTCGGATACTGCCCACGCATAGTCTTCTGCAGTTAAGGCATTATTTAATAAAAATTGCGCCTTTCTTTCCGGTGTGTAAATTTCAACCGACAGGGCCACCGCCGGACGCAGGAGAATGCCTTCCGGCCGCGGTTCCGCGATCAACAGAGCCCCTTCTTCCAGACTGTATTCCCTGCGCAAACCGGCAGGAATAACTACCGCTCCCCTTTTCCCAACCTTTATTGTTTCAGCATTCACGAAACAATCACCTCTGAATATCAGTATATCTTATTATCTGATATTTGTCAACGACAAGAATATAAAGAGCCAGTTGAGCAAGGGACACCGCAATACCTACCAACGGCAACTG comes from the Desulfotomaculum sp. genome and includes:
- a CDS encoding AbrB family transcriptional regulator, whose protein sequence is MNAETIKVGKRGAVVIPAGLRREYSLEEGALLIAEPRPEGILLRPAVALSVEIYTPERKAQFLLNNALTAEDYAWAVSEVKKLGLDPENIPHERSGNI